A genomic segment from Corylus avellana chromosome ca5, CavTom2PMs-1.0 encodes:
- the LOC132181030 gene encoding NAC domain-containing protein 54-like: MAPVSLPPGFRFHPTDEELVAYYLKRKINGREIELEVIPEVDLYKCEPWELPGKSLLPSKDLEWYFFSPRDRKYPNGSRTNRATKAGYWKATGKDRKVNSQTRAVGMKKTLVYYRGRAPHGARTGWVMHEYRLDERECDNAPSGLQDAYALCRVFKKSTTPSPKIGEHYVTTNTYQLTSNHSSSIDLYSEGRGDQDLERSDNYQMPYDSCSPSMLTGSSLDHMNAARDGKWMQYLSEDAFNLTPPPFPNYANVSYPPSKVDIALECARMQHRFSLPPLEVDDFPQAGFTDFRIMSQSTPIRESANETDILQEILSVAQASQELINHSNIPDTWGGNYAPDDDFSFMVGSRDHTRNIQVGDMNSERYWEDPSTRSTHIGDMDGDFKTERIMAENLRWVGMSDKDLEKSLMVEEHKIVPIEDISCFQRGEEHEIQGDHSGHTKSCNEFNDSEINSFPLGFINDIEPNDNFQLDDGDMDDYSNSPSFEVIEEIKVNHGMFVSTRQVAETFFHQIVPSETVKVHLNPAMMKNLSVDHRKSDVQIRSPENNIRSSSSFRKFKFVASELLSMVALVLVHLYVGGYLEEEDGFTATAGKVKGKGCCPNNMKNKERSERKKQDSLVINTQGGGNYSFSAFSKSVGIFLTISLALCTMWANHIIPTA, from the exons atggCTCCTGTTTCATTGCCTCCTGGTTTTCGTTTCCACCCGACTGACGAGGAACTTGTTGCCTACTACCTCAAAAGAAAGATTAATGGTCGTGAGATTGAATTGGAGGTCATCCCCGAAGTTGATCTCTACAAATGTGAACCATGGGAGTTACcag GGAAGTCATTATTACCAAGCAAAGATCTTGAATGGTATTTCTTTAGTCCACGGGATCGGAAGTATCCCAATGGATCAAGGACTAATCGGGCAACCAAAGCCGGATATTGGAAGGCCACCGGGAAGGATCGAAAAGTGAACTCTCAGACGCGTGCTGTCGGCATGAAGAAAACCCTTGTTTATTATCGAGGGCGAGCCCCTCACGGTGCTCGAACTGGTTGGGTTATGCATGAATACCGTCTGGACGAGAGAGAATGTGACAATGCTCCTTCAGGcttgcag GATGCATATGCACTTTGTCGAGTGTTCAAGAAGAGTACTACACCTAGTCCGAAGATCGGAGAGCATTATGTTACCACAAATACCTACCAACTAACTAGCAACCACTCATCAAGCATTGACCTATATTCTGAGGGAAGAGGTGATCAAGATTTGGAGAGATCAGATAATTATCAAATGCCATATGATTCTTGCTCACCCAGCATGCTTACTGGATCATCACTTGATCATATGAATGCAGCAAGAGATGGGAAATGGATGCAGTACTTATCAGAAGATGCATTTAACTTAACCCCTCCACCATTTCCAAATTATGCAAATGTTTCATACCCTCCATCCAAA GTGGATATAGCATTAGAGTGCGCAAGGATGCAGCATCGATTCTCACTTCCTCCATTAGAGGTGGATGATTTTCCTCAAGCTGGATTCACCGACTTTAGAATAATGTCACAGTCAACCCCGATACGAGAAAGTGCAAATGAAACCGATATTTTGCAGGAAATCCTTTCAGTAGCTCAAGCTTCTCAGGAACTAATAAATCACTCAAACATTCCGGACACATGGGGTGGAAATTATGCCCCTGATGATGATTTTTCCTTTATGGTTGGCAGCAGAGATCATACACgtaatattcaagttggtgacATGAATTCTGAGAGATATTGGGAGGATCCAAGTACAAGGTCTACGCATATTGGAGATATGGATGGAGATTTTAAGACGGAGAGAATTATGGCAGAGAACCTGAGATGGGTGGGAATGTCCGACAAAGATCTTGAGAAG AGTTTAATGGTGGAAGAACACAAGATTGTTCCAATAGAAGATATTTCATGCTTCCAGAGAGGAGAAGAGCATGAGATTCAAG GAGATCACAGTGGGCACACCAAAAGCTGCAATGAGTTCAATGACTCAGAGATAAACAGTTTCCCACTTGGATTTATCAACGATATTGAGCCAAACGACAACTTCCAGCTTGATGATGGAGACATGGATGATTATTCAAATTCTCCAAGCTTCGAGGTGATTGAGGAAATTAAAGTCAACCACGGAATGTTTGTCTCAACTCGCCAGGTGGCCGAGACATTCTTTCACCAAATAGTTCCTTCGGAGACGGTCAAGGTCCACCTAAACCCAGCAATGATGAAAAACTTGTCGGTTGATCATCGGAAATCTGATGTACAAATAAGGTCGCCTGAGAATAATAttagatcatcttcttcctttagaaaatttaaatttgtagCAAGTGAACTTCTTTCAATGGTCGCACTTGTTTTGGTGCACCTATATGTCGGGGGATAtctggaagaagaagatgggtttACTGCAACTGCTGGAAAAGTGAAAGGGAAAGGATGCTGCCCTAACAATATGAAGAACAAGGAAAGaagtgaaaggaaaaaacaGGATTCGTTGGTAATTAACACACAAGGAGGTGGGAATTATAGTTTTAGTGCCTTTTCCAAGAGTGTAGGGATCTTCCTCACCATTTCTTTAGCTCTTTGTACCATGTGGGCAAACCACATTATACCCACTGCTTGA